The nucleotide sequence TATGGACTTCCCAGAGCGTCTGGATACTGACCAAGTCGTAAACAGTAAACGCTATTAAACTGTAAACTTAAAAGGTCATTTGGAGAAGCCGGATGAGAATGAATGCATTATAGCAGATACAGAGACAGGACTACTCCAGAACCAGGACCTGGATGACAAGGCTGGATCCTGTAAATCTCTGGACTCTAGCCAAGGTGGACCAGAAGCTCAAGGGAAGCACTTCCATAGGTCAAGAGGACGAAGGGGAGCACGGATTGCCGTCCAGAAACACCCTGTGGTTCAAAAACACCCTGCCGTCCAGAAACACCCTGCCGTCCAGAAACACCCTGCCGTCCAGAAACACCCTGCCGTCCAGAAACACCCTGTGGTTCAAAAACACCCTGCCGTCCAGAAACACCCTGTGGTTCAAAAATTAAGTTTCGACTTAAAAAGCCACCACCTTCTAGGGGAAGATAAATGTGCctttgagaggagacagagcATACTTGCATCAAATGAACCGAATGACTCGATGACTGAAAAGGAAACGAACAACAATGATTCTGTACCTTGTAAACGCAGTCGAAGTAGCATCAATTCAGGCCCCGAATCAACAGAATTAaattctccttctctgtcctcgcAACCTTCTGACGACACAGGTGCCTCATGTGAATCCAAGCTGAAGCCAAATATTCAATTGGTGGGTCTGGCGGGCGCTCAGCGGAAACCGTCGAGGAGAAAACGACACGTCAGTCACAAATCTACGACTAAGAGCGGCTCTTCTAAGATTGTGTCATCTGATATGCCTTGTAACTCTGCTGTTGCTGCAGAACTGCACTCTGCCAGCAGATCGCCTGAAATCGGTGGCGAACGGTTTGCTTTGAAATGTGACTCGCAGTCAACAACGAATGATTCTAAAGACGCTCAGAGTTCCGTCTTGTCCTCTGTGTATTACACCCCCCCTGACTCTATGTGTTCTCTGGATGACAGTAGGAAAAAACATACTGAGTTGCATGGAAACCACAACGTGTTGGTTTGTGTCGCACAGTCACACATATCTGTCAAAAATAGTCCTGAGAAAACGTCGACAGATAATGGAAAAGGCACTGCCCCGGATATGGGTGACTCTTTTAAGCCACTTCCACAGCAGGtagaagagagtgagggaaagcGTGAAGTGGGAAGTACAAAGAGGGAAAGGAAATTGAAAGTCACTGCATTGACAGATGTTGAGAGAAATGTTGAGAAAAGGAAAAGAGTGAAgcttgtgagaggagaggaatgcaAAGGGCAGTTGGAGAGGGAAGGGTTAGCTGGGGTTGAAAGTTGCACTCTGGCATCCTTAGACCACAAAGAGCATTTAGAATATTCCAGGCCAAGGATGTTAAGGAAACAAGGGAGTGCCAAATCTCAGTATCAAAAGTTGACTCCCAAAACTGCAAGTAGTACTACCGTGGATGTGGTAATTCAGGAACTTCCTGAGACGATCACAGCCGTgataaaaaaagacaaaggAAATGGACGAAAGGGTCATGTGAAGCTAAATGTGGCCCTCCCAGCAAAAGCAACAACAAGTACAACTGATCTAGAGGATCCCACAGTTATGAAAAGCACTGACAGTTTGACAAGGGGTAACCCAAAGGGTAAAAGGAATATGATCAGTAAGGAGCAGGAATGCTTTTCAAGCACCAAAAGATTAAAGCAACAAAAGAACACTTGTTACAGTCACAGTGAGTCTGGCTCTATGGAGCCGAACACTACACCGATGGTGAAACCCACACTGAATGACCCAAGTTCTGGAGGCTTTGGCCAGGATACCAAGGGACGATCAGAGACATCCAGAACACTAGAAAATGTATATCCTAAGAACAGAAACTTGGCAACGGATGAAATGAAGCCCTCTCGGAATGGAAGGAAATGTTGCACAGCCATGCAGTCTGACCCATCGTCAGGGGACGATGAGGGGACACAGTCTTTACCTTGTGGTGCTTGTCCTCAACTGGCAGTCAAATTGAATAAGCATGCAGTGCAAAGGTTCATTGATGACGCAATAAATTGCAGTAAGGAGAGCATGGAAGAGGTAGTGCTTCTTCACAGCCGGAAAGTGACAGTTGACGTGAAGCAGCataaaaaagaggaagagggtaATGAACAACCTGGCAAAGCTGCTGCCGAACTAAGACGCCACGTGAGGGAGCACAGGAAGAAGCCAAGGAAAGCTTATAACCAAAGGAGAAGGCGTAGGGCTTTGTCCACGAGCAAGGTTGAAGAAGTAGAGgcggggggaaagggggaggagatgcaTGGAGTGTCAGGTGACCAGTTGGATGCGGTCGGAGTAGGAGCATGTTCTTCAGATCCTGGCGTCCTGACCAGGGGTCTGCTGCGTCGCCACTCCTGTCCAgagatcctctccctccttcaccacgACTCTCCCTGGAACGCTTCCTCGCTGTCGCCACACCGAGCCTGGACACTCCCCTTACACCGACACCCGTCTCCCCATGCCCCGCATCCTCTCAGATCCTCCAGGCGTGCCCGTAGACACACTGTCTGTAGTGTGGAAGTGGAGCGGGAGATCGCCCCTTTGTGTTTGCGAAAGGAGGTGTATCCCACAAGAAGATGCAGTCCTTACGGCAGCAAGGTTCACCTCCTGTCTCCCAGTgtacctctctccccatccatctccctctcagCCCAGGCTTCACGTTTTCTGTCCAGCCCCCTGGCCTTCCTCTCCAGGAAAATGGATAAAAGTGTTgttgcttcctctctcccccctagtGTTTTCACCAGCTCTTCGCCTTCATGCTCCTCTCTGTGGCACCAGTTTCCTGGTTCGAATCTAACCACCCTCTCGAGGTCCACATCTTCAACTTCAGTTTCCTCCCTTTGCAAGTAAGAAACTGGATAGCATTTTGATTTGTGTGCGGTTCTACAATGATGTTGAGTGATTTTTATTGAACAAATGGAGAATTCATGAATTCTTCCCTTTCTCCCAGTGCCTTGTCACAGATTCCCCTGGAGGGTGAGAGTGAGACAAGGCAGcaaagtgatgatgatgatggggaggACACAAGCTGCTCCAGTCAAGAGTTTGAATCaatggggatgagggaggagaaagcGTTGTCTGATTCCGAAATCAAGGTATCTGCAGACCTTATGATAACTGAACAAGAAATAGATGAATAGATGAATGAATCGTAACTTATTAATTACCCATAACAGATGGGGAGCTGCAAGAATGAGGAACGGGGAAAGGTGTCATCCATTAGAATTCGCAAAACGTTACCCAAACCCCAGAAGAACCTAACGCCCATGGGCTTACCCAGGCCTGTGAGGTACGTGGTTCACAGgagggactgacagggaagtatggctgagcggtgagggagtcgggctagtaatcagaaggttgctggttcgattcctggccgtgcaaaatcaagttgtgtccttgggcaaggcacttcaccctacttgcctcaggggaatgtccctgtacttactgtaagtcgctctggataagagcgtctgctaaatgactaaatgtaaaatgtaagtggTCCACCTCTGTACCCCCCAGGTGGGATGTTCTGTATTTATTGCTGTTCTTTTATCGTTGGATCTCGTTACAGGCTGAAAAAGAAGGAGTTCAGTTTAGAGGAGATCTACACCAACCAAAACTTCACCAAGCCCCCTGAGGGGTAAGAGTGTTAAAAGTGTTATTGCTCCTCCTTGCATATTATTATAAATGTACTTAACGATCATCGTACTCACTTTTGTCCAACTGTctg is from Osmerus mordax isolate fOsmMor3 chromosome 3, fOsmMor3.pri, whole genome shotgun sequence and encodes:
- the prr14 gene encoding uncharacterized protein prr14, which gives rise to MTEKETNNNDSVPCKRSRSSINSGPESTELNSPSLSSQPSDDTGASCESKLKPNIQLVGLAGAQRKPSRRKRHVSHKSTTKSGSSKIVSSDMPCNSAVAAELHSASRSPEIGGERFALKCDSQSTTNDSKDAQSSVLSSVYYTPPDSMCSLDDSRKKHTELHGNHNVLVCVAQSHISVKNSPEKTSTDNGKGTAPDMGDSFKPLPQQVEESEGKREVGSTKRERKLKVTALTDVERNVEKRKRVKLVRGEECKGQLEREGLAGVESCTLASLDHKEHLEYSRPRMLRKQGSAKSQYQKLTPKTASSTTVDVVIQELPETITAVIKKDKGNGRKGHVKLNVALPAKATTSTTDLEDPTVMKSTDSLTRGNPKGKRNMISKEQECFSSTKRLKQQKNTCYSHSESGSMEPNTTPMVKPTLNDPSSGGFGQDTKGRSETSRTLENVYPKNRNLATDEMKPSRNGRKCCTAMQSDPSSGDDEGTQSLPCGACPQLAVKLNKHAVQRFIDDAINCSKESMEEVVLLHSRKVTVDVKQHKKEEEGNEQPGKAAAELRRHVREHRKKPRKAYNQRRRRRALSTSKVEEVEAGGKGEEMHGVSGDQLDAVGVGACSSDPGVLTRGLLRRHSCPEILSLLHHDSPWNASSLSPHRAWTLPLHRHPSPHAPHPLRSSRRARRHTVCSVEVEREIAPLCLRKEVYPTRRCSPYGSKVHLLSPSVPLSPSISLSAQASRFLSSPLAFLSRKMDKSVVASSLPPSVFTSSSPSCSSLWHQFPGSNLTTLSRSTSSTSVSSLCNALSQIPLEGESETRQQSDDDDGEDTSCSSQEFESMGMREEKALSDSEIKMGSCKNEERGKVSSIRIRKTLPKPQKNLTPMGLPRPVRLKKKEFSLEEIYTNQNFTKPPEGRLETIFELPLNRRNGSQSLIGQKRLKRFVEFPEVGVARKPRKSLVGAGKVGMTSTVGRPRRGNVPNSKDDPPISLQDIDSLLCSKLDELDYWLVLNQETS